A stretch of the Candidatus Saccharimonadales bacterium genome encodes the following:
- the nusB gene encoding transcription antitermination factor NusB, translating to MASNRHLGRIIALQTLYEEEFRRDAADAEFDLGEVLERNISRYAEMVDDVDFITDLVNGVIKHAATLDATLQPIAPEWPIDQIARMDRIVLRIGLYELLHTQDVPPKVVINEAVELAKAFGGENSSKFVNGVLGTVLRQRSGPAHSTGNDTDGDNAGVAAVDTTTGTGTAAAKVAKATNTAKTAGIGKAGKADTAVKTAKTDKTTDKAKVT from the coding sequence ATGGCATCAAATCGTCACCTCGGTCGTATTATCGCCCTTCAAACCTTGTACGAGGAAGAATTTCGGCGTGACGCCGCCGATGCGGAATTTGATCTGGGGGAAGTGCTCGAGCGTAATATATCGCGCTATGCTGAGATGGTCGATGACGTCGACTTTATTACAGATCTAGTTAACGGCGTTATCAAGCACGCTGCGACGCTTGATGCGACATTGCAGCCGATTGCACCGGAGTGGCCGATCGATCAGATTGCGCGCATGGACCGCATCGTACTCCGGATCGGCTTGTACGAGCTCCTCCATACTCAGGACGTGCCGCCAAAGGTTGTTATCAATGAAGCCGTAGAACTTGCCAAAGCCTTTGGCGGAGAAAATTCGAGCAAGTTCGTCAACGGTGTGCTTGGCACTGTCCTTCGCCAACGCAGCGGTCCAGCGCACAGCACGGGAAATGACACAGACGGAGATAATGCCGGTGTCGCTGCTGTCGACACGACTACCGGTACGGGTACTGCGGCTGCCAAAGTAGCCAAGGCAACAAATACTGCCAAAACCGCTGGAATCGGCAAAGCAGGCAAAGCCGATACTGCTGTTAAAACGGCCAAAACTGACAAAACAACTGATAAGGCGAAGGTAACCTAG
- the rnc gene encoding ribonuclease III, which yields MDYTPYTEFSTKVLGVTFNDIELLITAFTHRSYVNEHKKTVSVHNERLEFLGDAVLELVVTEYLYGNFNDPEGVLTNWRSALVRTESIGAAALKAGFEPLLRLSRGEKRGSDRAREQILANSYEAVTGALYLDQGYDAAKKFITETILSTFKQILDSGSWMDPKSHLQEVVQSKEGFTPVYKVLEEVGPDHDKVFTVGVFVNNNLRGSGSGPSKQNGQQKAAEAALEYYAGKLPTIV from the coding sequence ATGGATTACACACCCTATACCGAATTTTCAACCAAAGTACTTGGCGTCACCTTCAACGACATCGAACTGCTCATCACGGCTTTTACGCACCGCTCATACGTCAATGAACATAAAAAAACCGTTAGCGTACACAATGAACGGCTTGAGTTCTTGGGTGACGCAGTGCTCGAGCTGGTCGTCACCGAGTACCTCTACGGCAATTTTAATGACCCCGAAGGCGTACTTACTAACTGGCGCAGCGCCCTGGTTCGGACTGAGAGTATCGGTGCGGCGGCACTCAAAGCCGGCTTTGAGCCGCTACTTCGCCTCAGCCGCGGAGAAAAGCGCGGCAGTGACCGCGCCCGCGAACAGATCTTAGCCAATAGCTACGAAGCAGTTACTGGTGCGTTGTATCTGGACCAGGGGTATGATGCTGCCAAAAAATTTATCACAGAAACCATCCTCAGCACGTTCAAGCAAATTCTTGATAGCGGCTCATGGATGGATCCAAAGTCGCATTTGCAGGAAGTTGTCCAAAGTAAAGAAGGCTTTACGCCTGTATACAAAGTGCTTGAAGAAGTCGGCCCGGATCATGACAAGGTATTTACAGTCGGCGTATTTGTAAATAATAACCTGCGCGGCAGCGGCAGTGGGCCGAGCAAACAAAACGGGCAGCAGAAGGCTGCCGAAGCTGCGCTGGAGTATTATGCGGGTAAGCTTCCGACTATAGTTTGA
- the leuS gene encoding leucine--tRNA ligase: MQRYNPKDIEPRWQAKWEADKVYAVSEDANKPKKYILEYFPYPSGAAMHVGHVRNYTIGDVLARYNRMAGYNVLHPMGWDGFGLPAENYAIKTGISPRQAIDDNTSKFKQQLMQMGFSYDWSREIDSTDPAYYRWTQWFFLMLFRRGLAYQQESLQWWCPHDKTVLANEQVEAGLCWRCGNQVEKKLLKQWFFKITDYADRLADDLEDLNWSDSIKSMQRNWIGRSTGAEVTFKLVDADEAVTVFTTRPDTLYGATFIVLAPEHPLVASITSDAQRQAVQDYRAATLAKSDIERQETNREKTGVFTGAYAVNPATKKEIPIWIADYVLSGYGTGAIMAVPAHDERDHAFATTFKLPIVRVVQNDAADDACSHDEGVMINSGIYDDKPSTEARENIVADLSRAGVATERTNYKIRDWLISRQRYWGAPIPIIHCPTDGAVAVPDDQLPVILPEIQSFEPSGDGRSPLANVPEFVSTTCPTCGGPAERETDTMDGFACSSWYFLRFADPHNNERPFDTDKAKSWLPVDDYIGGAEHAVMHLLYARFWTKVMHDEGLIDFNEPFNTLRNHGMILAPDGQKMSKSKGNTIEPSVLIDQGYGADSVRIMELFIGPWNQSAAWSVEGMGGAFRFLQRVWTLVQEYNETSDHNGPESADLQRATHKAIKKVSQDIDTLSFNTGIAALMELVNELFRIKAAHSYTSSDWKPTLESLVQLLAPLAPHITEELWQQLGHDVSVHTSSWPVYDEQYLRQDSMTIVVQINGKLRAEISVSSDASQDDIVSMAQSDSKVVAYIAGQMIRKTIYVPGKLVNFVV; this comes from the coding sequence TGTTCGTAATTATACAATCGGTGATGTCTTAGCTCGCTACAACCGCATGGCTGGCTACAACGTACTGCATCCAATGGGCTGGGACGGCTTTGGGCTTCCGGCTGAGAATTACGCCATTAAGACCGGGATCAGTCCACGGCAGGCAATAGACGACAATACCAGTAAATTCAAACAGCAACTGATGCAAATGGGTTTCAGCTACGATTGGTCCCGCGAGATTGATAGCACCGATCCCGCATATTACCGCTGGACGCAGTGGTTTTTCCTGATGCTGTTCCGCCGCGGGCTGGCTTATCAGCAGGAGAGTTTACAGTGGTGGTGCCCGCATGATAAGACGGTACTCGCCAATGAGCAGGTAGAGGCCGGCCTGTGCTGGCGCTGCGGCAACCAAGTCGAAAAGAAATTGCTCAAACAATGGTTTTTCAAGATAACTGACTATGCCGACCGCCTGGCTGACGACCTCGAAGATCTTAACTGGAGTGATTCCATCAAATCGATGCAGCGCAATTGGATTGGGCGGAGTACGGGCGCTGAGGTAACGTTCAAACTAGTCGATGCGGACGAAGCAGTAACGGTATTCACAACGCGTCCGGACACACTATACGGTGCCACCTTCATCGTGCTTGCCCCAGAGCACCCGCTTGTTGCATCAATCACATCTGACGCTCAGCGCCAGGCAGTGCAGGACTACCGCGCTGCCACACTTGCTAAGAGTGATATTGAGCGGCAGGAAACCAACCGTGAAAAAACCGGCGTCTTTACTGGCGCCTATGCTGTCAATCCGGCAACCAAAAAAGAAATTCCGATCTGGATTGCCGACTACGTACTGAGCGGTTATGGCACCGGCGCCATTATGGCAGTGCCGGCTCACGACGAGCGCGACCATGCTTTCGCGACGACATTCAAGCTGCCGATTGTACGGGTCGTACAGAATGACGCGGCCGACGATGCCTGTTCGCATGACGAAGGCGTTATGATCAATTCCGGTATATATGACGACAAGCCGAGTACCGAAGCCCGCGAAAACATCGTAGCCGATCTCAGCCGCGCTGGTGTAGCTACGGAGCGCACGAATTATAAAATCCGTGATTGGCTAATCAGCCGTCAGCGCTACTGGGGCGCGCCGATTCCGATCATACATTGCCCGACAGACGGCGCAGTTGCCGTGCCCGACGACCAACTGCCGGTCATTCTGCCAGAAATACAGAGTTTTGAACCATCCGGTGACGGTCGCAGCCCGCTGGCCAACGTTCCAGAATTCGTGAGTACTACCTGTCCGACTTGCGGCGGTCCGGCCGAACGCGAGACGGATACCATGGACGGCTTCGCCTGTAGCAGCTGGTATTTCCTGCGTTTTGCCGATCCGCACAACAACGAACGGCCATTCGACACCGACAAGGCCAAGTCTTGGCTGCCCGTCGATGATTATATTGGCGGCGCCGAACACGCCGTTATGCACCTGCTGTACGCCCGCTTTTGGACCAAAGTCATGCATGACGAAGGGTTGATTGATTTTAATGAACCATTCAATACGCTGCGTAACCATGGTATGATCCTGGCGCCGGACGGCCAGAAAATGAGTAAATCCAAGGGCAATACCATTGAGCCGAGTGTCTTGATTGATCAGGGGTACGGCGCTGATTCGGTGCGGATCATGGAGCTCTTTATCGGGCCTTGGAACCAGTCAGCCGCCTGGAGTGTCGAAGGCATGGGCGGTGCTTTCCGCTTCCTGCAGCGCGTCTGGACGCTGGTCCAGGAATATAACGAAACCTCAGACCACAACGGCCCGGAATCTGCCGACTTACAGCGTGCAACGCACAAGGCTATCAAAAAGGTCAGCCAGGATATCGATACGCTTAGCTTTAATACCGGCATCGCCGCACTCATGGAGCTGGTGAACGAGCTGTTCCGTATCAAGGCAGCGCACAGCTATACGTCCTCGGACTGGAAGCCGACTTTGGAATCGCTCGTACAGCTACTGGCGCCGCTCGCGCCGCACATCACTGAAGAACTATGGCAGCAACTCGGCCACGACGTATCTGTGCACACCAGCAGCTGGCCGGTATATGACGAGCAATATCTGAGGCAAGACAGCATGACGATTGTCGTGCAAATCAATGGCAAACTCCGCGCCGAAATCAGCGTTTCGTCGGATGCCAGCCAAGATGACATCGTCAGTATGGCCCAGTCAGACAGCAAAGTCGTAGCTTACATAGCCGGGCAAATGATCAGAAAGACGATTTACGTGCCAGGAAAACTGGTTAATTTCGTTGTTTAG
- a CDS encoding NUDIX domain-containing protein — protein sequence MADEPKPNADNSAAKDSGRDRGLFGKRPGPIQGIRDFVAKRRPSIDEVVRETTSGGIVFRHNDRTNQVEILLIQDAKNRWTIPKGHVEEGEEPKQTAEREIREETGLQEMKVYNWLGKVNFRYRRTHTLVLMTMHIYLVKGLADTNQLQGEDWLTDIKWFPSHEAVDKIAYDDIGKLMLLGMKKIRDAKL from the coding sequence ATGGCTGACGAGCCAAAGCCGAATGCCGATAACAGCGCCGCCAAGGATTCTGGCAGGGACCGCGGTCTTTTCGGCAAGCGTCCGGGCCCGATACAGGGTATTCGCGATTTTGTCGCTAAGCGCCGGCCATCGATTGACGAGGTTGTCCGTGAGACGACATCTGGCGGGATTGTGTTTCGGCATAACGACCGCACCAACCAAGTCGAAATTTTATTGATTCAAGACGCTAAAAACCGCTGGACGATACCCAAAGGCCACGTCGAAGAAGGCGAAGAGCCCAAGCAAACAGCTGAGCGGGAAATCCGCGAGGAGACGGGACTGCAGGAAATGAAAGTCTACAATTGGCTTGGCAAGGTTAACTTTCGCTACCGCCGCACACACACGCTGGTACTCATGACCATGCATATTTACCTGGTCAAAGGCCTGGCCGACACCAATCAGCTACAGGGTGAGGACTGGCTAACTGACATCAAATGGTTCCCATCTCACGAGGCAGTCGATAAGATCGCTTACGATGATATTGGCAAATTAATGCTACTCGGAATGAAAAAGATCCGCGACGCCAAATTATAA
- the rpsP gene encoding 30S ribosomal protein S16, with protein sequence MQRTGRKGHAMFRIVVQESRLTPTSGKVVAQLGSFDPHSKTAQLNVEKASLYLKNGAQPSGRAALLLQKEGVELPSWVKLSDAKSRTTRHPDKLRKNQPAAEAEPADAPTDDAPADAPEAVTGTTES encoded by the coding sequence ATGCAACGTACCGGTCGTAAGGGACACGCCATGTTCCGTATTGTGGTTCAAGAATCACGCCTCACTCCAACGAGCGGCAAAGTTGTCGCGCAGCTCGGTAGCTTCGATCCGCACAGCAAAACTGCTCAGTTGAACGTCGAGAAGGCTAGCTTATATCTCAAAAACGGCGCCCAGCCATCTGGCCGTGCTGCACTGTTGCTGCAAAAAGAAGGTGTCGAGCTTCCATCATGGGTTAAGCTATCGGATGCCAAGAGCCGCACGACTCGTCACCCTGATAAACTTCGCAAAAACCAGCCAGCTGCTGAAGCTGAACCGGCCGACGCTCCTACTGACGATGCGCCAGCAGACGCACCTGAAGCCGTTACCGGCACAACTGAATCCTAA
- a CDS encoding KH domain-containing protein, translating to MNSSIDQQFVEFVVKSLVSNPDAVIVDRRIDEKGVLLELTVDPEDLGRVIGKRGATAQSIRTLLRALGTKNDARYNLKIVDNGVGGHSGSDDDSSNDRRDDLRDNTAQDRSESSYAPSSSTVTKPQDDDLDEVDTRKSAYDTTESDVIAKTRKELEAYDDLDV from the coding sequence ATGAATAGTAGTATTGACCAGCAATTTGTCGAGTTTGTCGTAAAATCACTCGTAAGTAATCCTGACGCTGTTATCGTCGATCGGCGTATTGATGAAAAAGGCGTTTTGCTGGAACTCACGGTAGATCCTGAAGATCTTGGCCGTGTTATCGGAAAACGTGGAGCTACGGCTCAGAGTATCCGGACACTGCTGCGAGCACTTGGTACAAAGAATGATGCCCGCTACAATTTGAAAATCGTCGATAACGGCGTCGGCGGCCATTCGGGCTCAGACGATGACAGTAGCAATGATAGGCGTGACGACTTACGCGACAATACAGCTCAAGATCGGTCAGAATCATCCTACGCGCCATCAAGTTCAACCGTTACCAAACCGCAGGACGATGATCTCGACGAAGTCGATACTCGTAAGTCGGCTTACGACACCACGGAAAGTGACGTTATCGCCAAAACTCGCAAAGAACTTGAAGCTTACGACGATTTAGATGTTTAG